CTCGTCAGACACCTCGCATCCGATGACAAGCTATGTCCAGTAGCTAAAAATTATAAAGTGAAACGCCCCTTGCGCAAGGCATTTGTCACCTATACTACAAATCCAATGCTTCGGTTGCCTCGATAATTTCCCAGGTGTGATCAGAAAGTAATTTCACTTTTCCAATGTACTCTTTGAATGGAAAAGAACGCCCCCATTCTTTAGGTCCGACCATGCTCAGCACATCCTCACCCGATTTTCGCTGATACATATAATACTCTTTACCGATCACCGGCTGAAATCCCATTCCCGCCACATAAATACGCTCAGAGATCTCTACACGCTTCTTGAGATATTGCGCCTGTTGAACCAGGGTCTGCATCTGTTCAAAAAGTTGTTGAAACTGTCGATCTGTCTGATCATGCATCGCTGCAACGGCATTGCCTTTGATCCGACCTTTGTCTTCCGGCTTAATGATGGCACTCCCAACGGAGTGTGCATATTGAATCAATCCAGGGTAATCGGCAATCTTATCTTTCTCTTTCTCCAGATCAATGGCAGAAATGTCAATTTTATTTTTATTCGTCTCCATTTGGTTCTGTCACTCGTTCTTTAAGATTTTTTTTAGCCCCGGGCCATGTTGTTCTCTGACTGATGTCGTACCCAATAAACATCATGATGAGCAAGAAGATTACGGCCAGTATGAAAAAAATTTTCTTGGATCTTTTCATTTCACTATTTGCAACTCCAAATTTGACGAATAGTTTAATTAAGTGGAGTGAATAAGGTCAGAAATTACAAGGTGTGATCAATCTGAACCTGGAACACGCCAAAGTCATTAAAAAAAGATAGCAAAACCATCCGATGAATATCAAAGGCCGACTGATTGAGAAATTTGACACTCAGCAAGTATCTGATTCCTTTAAAAAACGGGAATTCGTAGTAGAGTACGCAGAAAATCCGCAATACCCCGAACTCCTCAAATTTGAATTGATCCAAAGCAACTGTGAACAGTTGGATCAGCTTGAGTTGAATTCGGATATTTCAGTCACTTTCAATCTAAAGGGCAGAAAGTGGACAGACAGACAAGGTAAAGTAGTTTATTTCAACAGTCTGCAGGCATGGCGCGTAGAAGCCGCTGCGGGTGCCGCAAGTCCATCAGAAGGAACTCCTCCTCCACCAGAGGAGCCCAATTGGATGTCAGAAAACAGTGCTTCGGATGATGAAGATCTGCCTTTCTAACCGCGTTTCTTCCTAAAAGTAATGGGAATATAATCATCAGTGGGAATCCCGATATGGGCCAGGTCCCACTCACTGTGGTAGCTTTTCACCAAATTTTTGATGCACTCTACCCGGTCTTCCGTAGGAAAAGGACACTCATCCCAATAAAAGATTTCCACTCTGTAATTATATTGCTTTTTAATTCCATTGATTTTTACCTCAACTTCAATGTCCTGTTCTTCGTTAAGTCGAGGGATTTCGATGCCTATTACGCCCATGGTATATCAGTTTAATAATTTCATAACAAAAAGCATACCTAACCGTATAAGCGATTGATTACCAGCATGATGATGAAAGTTAGCAATTGCAAAAGTGACCGCTTTTTGAACAGAAATATGTACGCCATAAGGCACATACGAACACACCTCCCACTCCTACTTGTTACAGGTGTATTTCTCAGCTGTTTCTCCTGTGTAAGCATCAAAGACGGGGACAAAAGCATGCGTCCATCTCCACCTATGGCGGACACTTCCATGGTACGCACCACCCAGGTTACCATCAATTACAGTACACCTGGAGTCAAAAAGCGGAAATTACTAGGTGGTCTGATCCCAATTGATAAGGTTTGGCGTACTGGAGCCAACGAAGCAACGATATTCACTAATGACAAAGACCTGGTGGTAATGGGACAGCTGTTACCGAAAGGGCGCTACGCTTTCTTTACAAAAGCATCCAAAGATTATTGGCAAATCATTTTTAATAAAGAGTGGGATCAGTGGGGCGCCTACAATTATGACTCTTCAGAAGATGCCATACGTATTCAGGTATTGCCTTATCAGGTAGACGAGTTTCAAGAACGGATGCTCATCAAATTCAAAGACGAACAGTTACTCTTCCATTGGGGAAATTTTCAATATACGCTGGAATTGGAAGAAGTGAACTAACGCTGCCGAATGGCCTCATTGACAACTCTCACCATAAGTCCCGTCATTTTCTGAAGTATTTCCGGGCAATCCTGGATCATGAACCGCTTTCTCATGAAAGCTGGATCAATGAAACCGATGTACACATCTTCATTTTCTTCCCAAACCATAACTTTCAAAGGCAGGTCCAACGCCGATGTTTGCTCACATGAGATCAATGCAGAAGTCAG
This DNA window, taken from Cytophagales bacterium, encodes the following:
- a CDS encoding DUF2452 domain-containing protein, whose protein sequence is METNKNKIDISAIDLEKEKDKIADYPGLIQYAHSVGSAIIKPEDKGRIKGNAVAAMHDQTDRQFQQLFEQMQTLVQQAQYLKKRVEISERIYVAGMGFQPVIGKEYYMYQRKSGEDVLSMVGPKEWGRSFPFKEYIGKVKLLSDHTWEIIEATEALDL
- a CDS encoding DUF3127 domain-containing protein, which translates into the protein MNIKGRLIEKFDTQQVSDSFKKREFVVEYAENPQYPELLKFELIQSNCEQLDQLELNSDISVTFNLKGRKWTDRQGKVVYFNSLQAWRVEAAAGAASPSEGTPPPPEEPNWMSENSASDDEDLPF
- a CDS encoding DUF2911 domain-containing protein encodes the protein MYAIRHIRTHLPLLLVTGVFLSCFSCVSIKDGDKSMRPSPPMADTSMVRTTQVTINYSTPGVKKRKLLGGLIPIDKVWRTGANEATIFTNDKDLVVMGQLLPKGRYAFFTKASKDYWQIIFNKEWDQWGAYNYDSSEDAIRIQVLPYQVDEFQERMLIKFKDEQLLFHWGNFQYTLELEEVN